From Passer domesticus isolate bPasDom1 chromosome 8, bPasDom1.hap1, whole genome shotgun sequence, a single genomic window includes:
- the LOC135305804 gene encoding olfactory receptor 14J1-like — protein MSNSSSISHFFLLALADTRQLQLLHFCLLLGISLAALLGNGLIISAVACGHHLRTPMFFFLLNLALSDLGSICTTVPKAMHNSLWDTTTISYTGCAAQLFFYLFFISAEFCLLTIMCYDRYVSICKPLHYGTLLGSRACAHMSAAAWASGFLNALLHTANTFSLPLCHGNVLGQFFCEIPQILKLSCSKSHLREIGLIAFSACLALGCFVFIVFSYVQIFRAVLRIPSEQGRHKAFSTCLPHLAVVSLFLSTGTFAHLKPPSISSTSLDLALSVLYSVVPPALNPLIYSLRNQELKAAVWRMMNGYFQEH, from the coding sequence atgtccaacagcagctctaTCAGCCACTTcttcctgctggcattggcagacacgcggcagctgcagctcctgcacttctgcctcttgctgggcatctccctggctgccctcctgggcaacggcctcatcatcagcgccgtagcctgtgGCCACCACCTGCGCAcacccatgttcttcttcctgctcaacctggccctcagcgacctgggctccatctgcaccactgtccccaaagccatgcacaattccctctgggacaccaccaccatctcctacacaggatgtgctgcacagctctttttctatctgttcttcatctcagcagagttttgcctcctgaccatcatgtgctacgaccgctacgtgtccatctgcaaacccctgcactacgggaccctcctgggcagcagagcttgtgcccacatgtcagcagctgcctgggccagtggctTCCTCAATGCTCTactgcacacggccaatacattttccctgcccctgtgccatggcaatgttctgggccagttcttctgtgaaatcccccagatcctcaagctctcctgctccaaatcccacCTCAGGGAAATTGGGCTAATTGCTTTTAGTGCCTGTTTAGCacttggttgttttgtgttcatagttttctcctatgtgcagatcttcagggctgtgctgaggatcccctctgagcagggacggcacaaagccttttccacctgcctccctcacctggctgtggtctctttgttcctcagcactggcacATTTGCCCACCTAAAGcctccctccatctcctccacatctctggatctggccctgtcagttctgtactcggtggtgcctccagccctgaaccccctcatctacagcctgaggaaccaggagctcaaggctgcagtgtggagaatGATGAATGGATACTTTCAGGAACATTAA